In one Candidatus Cloacimonadota bacterium genomic region, the following are encoded:
- the gyrB gene encoding DNA topoisomerase (ATP-hydrolyzing) subunit B has protein sequence MSNNNYSASNIKVMKGLEAVRKRPAMYIGGTSERGLHHLVYEVVDNAIDEALAGYCDQIKITLTAQGEVEVDDNGRGIPVDEHKDEKIPALQVVMTVLHAGGKFDSASYKVSGGLHGVGVSVVVALSEYLEARVHIDGKLYYQRYERGLVASELKVLGDTDRTGTVIRFKPDPTIFETVEFSFDYLTTRLRELAFLNRGVRIVLKDERSGRVHDFKYDGGIESFVEFLNQNKKPLGSKPFYAKSERDGMEFEIAIQYNEGYQENIFSFANNINTTEGGTHLSGFRSGLTRAVNSYIRSADLLKNEKVSPSGEDIREGITAVISVKLSNPQFEGQTKTKLQNSEVDGFVNSVVYEKLTTYFEEHPSEAKAITLKSILAARSREAARKARELTRRKSVLESGSLPGKLADCTITDPTQTELFLVEGDSAGGSAKQGRDRAFQAILPLWGKMLNTEKARVDRVLNNDKIQPIILAIGAGVGQDFDVSKIRYGSVVIMADADVDGAHISTLLLTFFYRYMKPLIEYGHVYIARPPLFLVRKGKQKKYVFSEEERDEAITDFGDKGVIVQRYKGLGEMNPDQLWETTMDPENRTMISVKMDDAIEADRMFTVLMGDEVEPRREFIQANAKFVRNLDI, from the coding sequence GTAACATCAAGGTGATGAAAGGCTTGGAAGCCGTTCGCAAACGTCCCGCCATGTATATTGGCGGCACCAGCGAGCGCGGCCTTCACCACTTGGTTTACGAGGTCGTGGATAACGCGATCGACGAAGCTTTAGCCGGATATTGCGATCAAATCAAGATTACCCTCACCGCTCAGGGCGAAGTGGAAGTTGATGACAATGGTCGCGGCATACCGGTTGATGAACACAAAGATGAAAAAATTCCCGCGTTGCAAGTGGTGATGACCGTTTTGCACGCCGGCGGGAAGTTCGACTCCGCCAGCTACAAGGTTTCCGGCGGACTTCATGGCGTGGGCGTTTCAGTGGTGGTGGCGCTTTCGGAATATCTGGAAGCCCGCGTCCATATCGATGGCAAACTTTATTATCAGCGCTATGAAAGAGGCTTGGTGGCGTCTGAACTCAAGGTTTTGGGCGATACCGACCGCACCGGTACGGTGATTCGCTTCAAGCCTGACCCCACCATTTTTGAGACGGTGGAATTCAGTTTCGACTATCTCACAACCCGCCTGCGTGAGCTGGCTTTCCTGAATCGCGGTGTTCGCATTGTTTTGAAAGATGAGCGCTCAGGCCGTGTTCACGATTTCAAATATGACGGCGGCATCGAAAGTTTTGTGGAATTTTTGAACCAAAACAAGAAACCTTTGGGAAGCAAACCCTTCTATGCCAAGTCGGAACGTGACGGCATGGAGTTTGAAATCGCGATTCAATATAATGAAGGATATCAGGAAAACATTTTCAGTTTCGCAAACAATATCAACACAACCGAGGGTGGAACCCACCTCAGCGGATTTAGAAGCGGTCTGACCCGTGCTGTGAACAGCTATATACGCAGCGCCGACCTGCTTAAGAACGAAAAAGTGAGCCCCTCCGGGGAAGATATTCGCGAGGGAATCACCGCCGTGATTAGCGTGAAACTGAGCAATCCGCAATTTGAGGGTCAGACCAAGACCAAGCTGCAAAACTCTGAAGTGGATGGCTTTGTGAACTCTGTGGTCTATGAAAAACTGACCACATATTTTGAGGAGCATCCCAGCGAAGCGAAAGCCATTACGCTGAAGAGTATTTTGGCGGCAAGGTCTCGCGAAGCCGCTCGCAAAGCGCGTGAACTCACCAGGCGCAAATCGGTGTTGGAAAGCGGTTCCCTGCCTGGAAAATTGGCGGACTGCACCATTACGGATCCAACTCAGACCGAGCTTTTCCTGGTTGAGGGAGATTCCGCTGGAGGCAGCGCCAAACAGGGACGCGACCGTGCTTTTCAGGCCATCCTGCCACTTTGGGGCAAGATGTTGAACACCGAAAAAGCCCGCGTGGACAGGGTTTTGAACAACGATAAAATCCAGCCCATCATTCTGGCCATTGGAGCCGGTGTGGGTCAGGATTTTGATGTGAGCAAGATTCGCTATGGCAGCGTTGTGATTATGGCTGACGCGGACGTGGACGGCGCTCATATCAGCACCCTGCTGTTGACTTTTTTCTACCGCTATATGAAGCCGCTGATTGAGTATGGTCATGTTTACATCGCCCGTCCGCCGCTGTTTTTGGTGCGCAAAGGCAAACAGAAAAAGTATGTTTTTTCCGAAGAAGAGCGGGATGAAGCCATTACCGATTTTGGTGATAAGGGCGTGATTGTCCAGCGTTACAAGGGTTTGGGTGAAATGAATCCGGATCAGCTCTGGGAGACCACGATGGACCCTGAAAACCGCACCATGATTTCGGTTAAAATGGATGACGCCATCGAAGCGGACAGGATGTTCACAGTTTTGATGGGTGACGAGGTGGAACCCCGCCGCGAATTCATCCAAGCGAACGCGAAATTTGTTCGGAACCTGGATATTTAA